The Kutzneria kofuensis nucleotide sequence GGCAGGGCATGCCCGACGCCGGCGATGCTGTACGCCTCCACGTCGACGTTTCCGCCGCTGTCGGCGTAGCGGGTCCGCGTCCACCCGGACTGCGGGGTGTCGGTGGAGGTCGGCGTCTGGCTCAGGCCGAAGACGTTGGTCCACTGCTTGATCTCTTCGCCGAAGTTCGCGTAGTAGAGCGTGGTGTCCGCGGTGCCGTGCCACAGCTGCATCCGAGGCCGCGGCCCGGTGTAGCCCGGGTACGCCCCGCGCACGAGGTCGCCCCACTGCTGCGGGGTCTTGGAAATCCGCCCCTGCGCGCACTGGGAGTTCCACTGTGAGCCGTCGGTCGTGGCGAAGCAGCCGAACGGCACGCCCATGAACGCGGCGCCGGCCTTGAACACGTCCGGGTAGTCGCCCAGCATGACGTTGGTCATCATCGCGCCGGAGGACTCGCCGGTCACGTACACCCGGTTGGCGTCGGCGCCGTTGTGCTGCTCGACGTACCGGACCATGGACACCAGGCCCACCGGGTCGTTGTTCCCGTTGTGGGTCAGTGAGCTCGGCGAGGACACGTCCCAGCAGTCGTAGCTGCGGGTCACCGACGGGTAGATGACGATGAAGCCGTACTGGTCAGCCAGGGAGGCGAACTGGGTGCTCGAGTAGAGGTACGGTCCGGACCCCTGACAGCCGTGCAACGCGAGCAGGATCGGCGGGTGGGCCTGGACGTTGTTGGGCACGTACTCGTACATCTGCAGGTTGC carries:
- a CDS encoding extracellular catalytic domain type 1 short-chain-length polyhydroxyalkanoate depolymerase, producing MRLGRALTALVAMAACAAMSVAAQLAVAPAASAATLTQVTNFGNNPSNLQMYEYVPNNVQAHPPILLALHGCQGSGPYLYSSTQFASLADQYGFIVIYPSVTRSYDCWDVSSPSSLTHNGNNDPVGLVSMVRYVEQHNGADANRVYVTGESSGAMMTNVMLGDYPDVFKAGAAFMGVPFGCFATTDGSQWNSQCAQGRISKTPQQWGDLVRGAYPGYTGPRPRMQLWHGTADTTLYYANFGEEIKQWTNVFGLSQTPTSTDTPQSGWTRTRYADSGGNVDVEAYSIAGVGHALPQNGMAALAIHFFGLDGGGGGGQPTSGGLHAVGAGKCLDSSTTAGTQVQIQDCTGGASQAWTHTAANQLTVTSGGSTMCLDAYGKGTSPGTKAVVWPCNGGANQQWLINANGTVTGVQSGLCLDVTGASTASGALVQLWTCSGGSNQQWALKP